A region from the Tindallia magadiensis genome encodes:
- a CDS encoding rhodanese-like domain-containing protein, which produces MKKQMKLLGCVFLLLITSFMTACNDNGQSESYNYISAEDLKARIEAGDVESGKMVMIDSQTEEEFRESHLEGAIATFARPLESDEDFAKLDPALAKLQETDADIIILCPGGGSGATRPFDYFAENGIDEERMLILQDGVSNYVNTFPEDYLTSYISGAELVARLDAGDMDSGELVLIDSQTEEEFQTSHIPGVVATHARPLETDEDFAKLNPALDMINDTDQDIVLVCPGGGSGATRPFDYFVTNGINPHRLRILENGQNSFDSEFPEYVVFDGNN; this is translated from the coding sequence ATGAAAAAACAAATGAAGTTATTAGGATGCGTCTTTCTACTATTAATTACATCATTTATGACCGCCTGCAATGACAATGGACAGTCGGAAAGCTATAACTATATAAGTGCTGAAGACTTAAAAGCTCGCATTGAAGCTGGTGATGTAGAATCCGGTAAAATGGTAATGATTGACAGTCAAACGGAAGAAGAGTTCCGTGAATCTCATTTAGAAGGTGCCATTGCTACCTTTGCCCGTCCATTAGAGTCTGATGAAGACTTTGCCAAGCTAGATCCTGCTTTAGCGAAACTTCAAGAAACGGATGCGGACATCATAATCCTTTGTCCAGGTGGAGGCTCAGGTGCGACAAGACCTTTTGATTATTTTGCTGAAAACGGAATTGACGAGGAACGTATGTTGATTTTACAAGATGGTGTAAGCAACTATGTGAATACATTTCCAGAAGATTACTTAACAAGTTATATTTCTGGTGCGGAATTAGTGGCTAGGCTTGATGCTGGAGATATGGATTCAGGTGAGTTGGTTTTAATTGACTCTCAAACAGAGGAAGAATTCCAAACTTCCCACATTCCTGGTGTTGTTGCAACCCATGCTAGACCCTTAGAAACTGATGAAGACTTTGCTAAACTTAATCCCGCCTTAGATATGATCAATGATACTGATCAAGACATTGTACTTGTATGCCCAGGTGGAGGTTCTGGTGCGACAAGACCTTTTGATTACTTTGTAACCAATGGAATCAATCCGCATAGATTACGGATTTTAGAAAATGGACAGAATTCATTTGACAGCGAGTTTCCAGAGTATGTAGTATTTGATGGCAACAACTAA